CCCGGTGCTGCTGGGCGACGGGGTACGCATCTTCGACCAGCCCGGCGGCGCCCGGGTACGCCTGGCGCCGATCGCGGACGAGTCGGCGCACTGGTACCGCGTCGTCCACTGAACGGCGTCCTGCTCACACCCGCTGCCCGACCCCACCCACCTGACCTCGGCGAACGTCTGCGCGCCCCCACCCGAGGGCGGTCGCACATCCGTCAACTACATTGACGGCCGTCGACGGATCTTTGTACGTTCCCGCCACGACGCCGGCTGCTTCTCGCACCAGGCGGCCGGTCACGCAGACCGGAGGGAACATGACACGGGGAAGATCCGCACGCCGCCTGCTCGCCACGACGGCGACCGGCGCGCTGCTGGCTATGGGGCTGACCGGCCCCGCACAGGCGGTGCCGGAGCCGGCGCCGCGCGGCGCGCCACCGGCCGCCGCCACGGCCGACGGCCTGCTCAGCTACGTGGGCAAGCCGGTCCAGGACGCCACCGGCCGATTCGTCCTGCCGCAGGGCACACGGTCGTCGACCGCGAGCGCCACCGATGCGCGCCGCACCGCCGAGCGGCTCGACCAGCACTCCTTCAACGATCCGCTGAACTCGCTCGCGGCCACCGACCCGCGCCGGCCGCCCGTCCAGCCGGGTGGTCCCGAGGTGGAGGACTGCCTCAACAGCGACGGCGCGCGCAGCGCGTTCGGTCGGGTCTACAACCGGTTCATGTGGTGCCAGCGGTGGACGCTGTCCGCGGTGCGCGGCAGCGCCCAGGTTCCCGGCGGCATCAAGCTCGCCACGATGGACATGGACTTCTCCGCCGTCGCGTACGGCCGCGACGACGGCAACCGCGGGGTCACCGTCTTCTTCCGGGGCGACAGCCTGGCGCTGTGGCCGGCGAACGGGTACATCCGCGCCGACGCCAAGCTGTACCAGCGCATCGACTGTGAGGGCGAGTCCGGCTGCGGCACGTCCGACGCGTACGTGATGCGCCCGCTGAGCCAGTGGATGAACACCTGGCACTCGTGGACGATCGACTCCGACCGCTCGCGCAGCACCGCCGCGGATCTGGTGCTGCGCCACAAGTGGTCGTTCGAGGGCTACCTGGTCGACAGCTTCAACGTACGGCTGCCGGGCAGCGAGTCGGAGAAGCGCACGATCCGCTGCGACTCGGCGACCATCTTCGGGTCGAAGCGACGCGGCGCCTGCATCTTCGACGACGTGACGCCGCACCTGCAGTACTCGGTGAAGGACCCGAAGGTCGACGAGGTGGCCGAGCACATCCGGTGCGCGCAGGAGGCGCCGTACTGCGCCACCTGGCCGGCGAAGGACACGGCCAAGCTCATCCCGGGCAAGTTCGTGGAGGGCCAACGCAACGACCTCCTCGCGCTGCACCGGGTGCGCTCGGCGAAGACGAACAGCCCGATCGCGGACGCGAACCGCCGGGTCGTGCGCGCGGCCTGCGCCAAGTTGCCGACGCACGTGTACGACACGTCGAAGGGTCAGGAGTGCGACGAGTACCCCTTCGCCTCCACCAAGGAGGGCGCGGCCTGCTGCGACCCGCCGGCGTTCGACTGGGACTACTCCATCCTCGGCGTGAGCGGCGCCGACAACAACTGCGCCGGGCAGGGGTTGAAGGCCTACTACCGCAGCGACCGGATCCTCTACCACCAGGACGGATTCTTCGTACGGATCACCGACACGCCGGTGGCGGGGCCGGCGACCTGCGACGTGACGCCCGGCGACCCGGAGACCGACGACGACGTCGATCCCGACGGCGGCGGCCCGATCCCGGTCGACCACGCGCCGACGGCGAACGCCGGCCCGGACGTCTCCGGCGACGAGGGCCGCCCGGTGGTGTTGCGGGGCAGCGCCTCCG
This genomic interval from Micromonospora coxensis contains the following:
- a CDS encoding PKD domain-containing protein, translating into MTRGRSARRLLATTATGALLAMGLTGPAQAVPEPAPRGAPPAAATADGLLSYVGKPVQDATGRFVLPQGTRSSTASATDARRTAERLDQHSFNDPLNSLAATDPRRPPVQPGGPEVEDCLNSDGARSAFGRVYNRFMWCQRWTLSAVRGSAQVPGGIKLATMDMDFSAVAYGRDDGNRGVTVFFRGDSLALWPANGYIRADAKLYQRIDCEGESGCGTSDAYVMRPLSQWMNTWHSWTIDSDRSRSTAADLVLRHKWSFEGYLVDSFNVRLPGSESEKRTIRCDSATIFGSKRRGACIFDDVTPHLQYSVKDPKVDEVAEHIRCAQEAPYCATWPAKDTAKLIPGKFVEGQRNDLLALHRVRSAKTNSPIADANRRVVRAACAKLPTHVYDTSKGQECDEYPFASTKEGAACCDPPAFDWDYSILGVSGADNNCAGQGLKAYYRSDRILYHQDGFFVRITDTPVAGPATCDVTPGDPETDDDVDPDGGGPIPVDHAPTANAGPDVSGDEGRPVVLRGSASDPELGTPNVAWGYRPVSGVDPGASCSFGDGAAATTTVSCTDDGVWEVTIHANDGVNPGVSDSALVTLHNVAPGFGPGAAPARTAVAPGPPPGPGLSSPQPWQVFRAGTAVPLVAAFTEPAENDTHTCVTNWDDGSTTSYPAVDLACQGSHTFAHPGMYTIRTTVTDDDGGSAGAEVLVIVYDPDAGFATAGGHLASPAGAITGAPTATGQGHFQFNPKYLPHDEGPAPGNGKVRFDVKGTSFRLADESLEWLVVTPDDRIAVKGTATVDGRSGYGFVAYGHDADPDGFRLVAWPLSAGAYPQDTLSYDNRPGADYDVDVADPQAVDSGSIQAHH